A stretch of the Acyrthosiphon pisum isolate AL4f chromosome A2, pea_aphid_22Mar2018_4r6ur, whole genome shotgun sequence genome encodes the following:
- the LOC103308129 gene encoding prostaglandin G/H synthase 2-like — translation MSLLWAREHNRVCAELSQKWPTWTDEELYTKARKIVTVQMMNIMMTDILNVELRPEVYYHRMENIRGSSKPFELYLMMAVSNLPEKLQYSSRNLTSYNNASQVSEAALKDSLRLMMTSKMSMVTANDDGTLTEQLTKTLMILSREQCLQSFNNYRRRLGLPAYKSFFDLTGNVETATALEKLYSTVEKVELLTGVLTEKSSSGVLPTAKVLCNSYIVNAILANSVTTKHLWAPDTFGGVEFFNMVKSTSLESLVCRNMDNCNELKTESFSKFSDPMGKASYANLWTKIVSFVAAISKYLLSIFT, via the exons ATGTCGCTCCTCTGGGCACGTGAACACAACAGGGTGTGTGCCGAGCTGTCACAGAAGTGGCCGACGTGGACAGACGAAGAGCTGTATACCAAGGCCAGGAAGATTGTAACCGTTCAAATGATGAACATAATGATGACCGATATCCTAAACGTTGAACTCAGACCGGAAGTGTACTACCATCGAATGGAGAACATTCGTGGTTCCAGCAAGCCTTTTGAACTGTACTTGATGATGGCTGTATCAAATCTGCCAGAGAAATTGCAATACAGTTCAAGGAATTTGACGTCCTACAATAACGCCAG TCAAGTTTCGGAAGCAGCTTTAAAAGACTCCCTGCGATTAATGATGACTTCAAAAATGAGCATGGTCACGGCCAACGATGACGGCACCTTGACGGAACAGCTTACAAAGACACTTATGATACTCTCGAGAGAACAATGTTTACAGAGTTTCAATAACTATAGAAGACGGTTAGGGCTGCCTGCTTACAAAAGCTTTTTTGATCTCACCGGAAACGTCGAAACCGCAACAGCATtagaaaaattgtatagtaccgTGGAGAAGGTGGAGTTGTTAACCGGCGTGTTGACGGAAAAATCCAGTTCCGGGGTTCTACCCACGGCCAAAGTGCTGTGTAACAGTTATATCGTTAACGCAATACTGGCAAATAGTGTCACCACCAAACACTTGTGGGCACCGGACACGTTCGGTGGAGTCGAGTTTTTTAATATGGTAAAGTCCACCAGTTTAGAATCGTTGGTGTGTCGAAACATGGACAATTGCAATGAGCTAAAAACCGAGTCTTTTTCAAAGTTTTCGGACCCAATGGGAAAAGCttcat ATGCAAATCTTTGGACAAAAATCGTCAGTTTTGTGGCAGCCAtcagtaagtacctattgaGCATTTTCACATAA